A region from the Triticum urartu cultivar G1812 chromosome 1, Tu2.1, whole genome shotgun sequence genome encodes:
- the LOC125528864 gene encoding pentatricopeptide repeat-containing protein At5g56310-like: MAASPLLRGGGAAGAVVRGRGHVSLSLLADRCSTLRGLTVVHAAMLVSGRIANDAFAASRLLDAYASLSPPAAVLCLLSSLPYAPNSFMLNTSLRALASSPDPASALAFFSHLRHSAGSPYSPGRHTFPFLLKASARLALPVSTQIHALVVKHGLDRDTYVANGLVRAYSVAGLIGVARKVFDELPERSVVVYTTMVSGYAQNGRYQDAMGAFDEMLNEGFEPGAVVLASVLSACARSESGGLVMGRRVHDIMERRGMAAPVGVILGTALVDMYGKNGAIEEAVAVFKGMPERHTATWSALISALAHHGHGKDALAMFEQMRQEGVPPNAITLVGVLSAYCHTGLLDEARRVFASMEDFGVTPSIQHYGCMVDLLGRSGLLLEAEEMIRGMTCKADTMIWGALLTACKSHGDIDIAERAVQEMLKLDPNNHGVYVVLSNIYADAGRWQDVDKLRKVMKDARLSKIPGSSAVAGCSAG; the protein is encoded by the coding sequence ATGGCCGCGTCACCTCTCCtccgcggcggcggcgccgccggCGCCGTAGTCCGTGGCCGCGGCCACGTCAGCCTGTCCCTCCTGGCGGACCGCTGCTCCACCCTCCgcggcctcaccgtcgtccacgcGGCCATGCTCGTCTCCGGCCGCATCGCCAACGACGCCTTCGCGGCTTCCCGCCTCCTGGACGCCTACGCCTCGCTCTCCCCTCCGGCCGCCGTGCTCTGtctcctctcctccctccctTACGCCCCCAACTCATTCATGCTCAACACCTCCCTCCGCGCCCTCGCCTCCTCCCCCGACCCCGCCTCCGCCCTCGCCTTCTTCTCCCACCTCCGCCACTCCGCCGGCTCCCCCTACTCCCCCGGCAGGCACACCTTCCCCTTCCTCCTCAAGGCCTCCGCTCGCCTCGCTCTTCCTGTCTCCACGCAGATCCACGCGCTCGTCGTCAAGCACGGGCTCGACCGTGACACCTACGTTGCCAACGGCCTTGTCCGCGCGTACTCGGTGGCTGGACTCATTGGTGTCGCGCGGAAGGTGTTTGATGAATTGCCCGAGCGAAGCGTGGTGGTGTATACCACCATGGTCTCTGGCTATGCGCAGAATGGGCGGTACCAGGACGCCATGGGAGCCTTTGATGAGATGCTCAATGAGGGGTTCGAGCCTGGTGCAGTGGTGCTTGCATCGGTGCTGTCGGCCTGCGCACGGTCAGAGTCTGGTGGGCTCGTGATGGGGCGGCGTGTGCATGATATCATGGAGAGGAGGGGGATGGCGGCACCTGTGGGGGTGATCCTTGGCACAGCATTAGTCGACATGTATGGAAAGAATGGGGCGATCGAGGAGGCTGTAGCGGTGTTTAAGGGGATGCCGGAGCGGCATACAGCTACGTGGAGCGCCCTGATCTCAGCGTTGGCGCACCATGGGCATGGCAAGGATGCGCTGGCGATGTTCGAGCAGATGCGCCAGGAGGGTGTGCCGCCGAATGCAATCACACTTGTCGGGGTTCTGTCAGCATACTGCCACACAGGGCTGCTCGACGAGGCCCGCAGAGTGTTCGCATCTATGGAGGACTTTGGGGTGACTCCGAGCATCCAACACTATGGGTGCATGGTTGACCTCCTCGGCCGGAGTGGACTTCTATTGGAGGCAGAAGAGATGATACGTGGGATGACATGCAAGGCTGATACTATGATCTGGGGGGCTTTGCTTACAGCCTGCAAGAGCCACGGCGACATTGATATCGCGGAACGGGCTGTGCAAGAGATGCTGAAACTGGACCCCAACAACCATGGCGTGTATGTGGTGCTGTCCAACATATATGCAGATGCTGGGAGGTGGCAGGACGTGGATAAACTTAGGAAAGTGATGAAGGATGCACGGTTGTCAAAGATCCCCGGGTCGAGCGCTGTTGCTGGCTGCAGTGCCGGCTGA